A part of Hippea maritima DSM 10411 genomic DNA contains:
- the argH gene encoding argininosuccinate lyase translates to MKNKKLWGGRFSSSTDSVMETFSESISFDKRLYEYDIAGSIAHAQMLAKQGIIKDEEADKIIEGLRKIKRMIEEGEFEFRIEDEDIHMNIERKLIEIVGKVGGKLHTARSRNDQIALDIRLFLRDATIHIIDRLTDILKHFLSLAEKYIDVVMPGFTHLQHAQPVLFSHYILAYYEKFKRDRDRFRDTLKRIDVLPLGSGALAGTSFPIDRKYVAEQLGFSKISRNSMDAVSDRDFAIEFLSDVAICAMHASRFAEEMVIFSSQEFDFIELPDEFCTGSSIMPQKKNPDAMELIRGKTARTYGNLIQMLVLMKALPLTYNRDMQEDKESLFDSIDTIIGTLDVLSGVIPKIKPKIESLQKALDKGFITATDLADYLAKKGMPFREAHKVVGQIVAYAEKNNKELNEISIEELKSFSDLIENDVLDVLHYRKAVNSRTSYGGTAKDNVLNIIEEIKKELSIRQDGNTVKCPRCGYPVKVYKNPIPTTDIIIKVDDKIVLIKRKNPPYGWAIPGGFIDYGESAEQAAIREAKEETGLDVELESVLGVYSDPDRDPRQHTITTVFIAKAKGRPKAGDDAESLGLFDKDNLPETIAFDHKKILKDFFEKHNV, encoded by the coding sequence ATGAAGAATAAAAAATTATGGGGCGGTAGGTTCTCCTCCTCAACCGATAGCGTTATGGAGACATTTTCCGAATCCATTAGTTTTGACAAAAGGCTTTATGAATACGATATAGCAGGCTCAATAGCCCATGCTCAGATGCTTGCCAAACAAGGCATTATAAAAGATGAGGAAGCCGATAAAATAATTGAGGGTTTACGCAAAATAAAACGCATGATAGAGGAAGGCGAATTTGAATTTAGAATAGAAGATGAAGATATACACATGAACATAGAACGCAAGCTTATAGAGATTGTTGGTAAGGTCGGAGGTAAACTACATACAGCAAGAAGCAGAAATGACCAGATAGCATTAGATATAAGGCTGTTCTTAAGAGATGCTACAATTCACATTATAGATAGACTTACAGATATACTTAAACATTTTCTAAGTCTGGCAGAGAAATATATAGATGTTGTTATGCCCGGCTTTACACACCTGCAACATGCACAACCTGTTCTGTTTTCCCATTACATACTTGCCTATTATGAAAAATTTAAAAGAGATAGGGATAGATTTAGGGATACCTTGAAAAGGATCGATGTATTACCTTTGGGTAGTGGTGCTCTTGCAGGCACAAGTTTTCCCATAGATAGAAAATATGTGGCAGAACAGTTGGGTTTTTCAAAAATCTCAAGAAACTCTATGGATGCTGTATCTGACAGAGATTTTGCTATTGAGTTTTTATCGGATGTTGCCATATGTGCAATGCATGCGTCGAGGTTTGCCGAAGAAATGGTTATATTCTCATCGCAAGAGTTTGACTTTATTGAGCTACCCGATGAGTTTTGCACTGGCTCAAGCATAATGCCACAGAAGAAAAACCCGGATGCTATGGAGTTGATACGGGGTAAAACAGCAAGAACATACGGAAACCTTATTCAGATGCTAGTTTTAATGAAAGCGCTGCCTTTAACATACAACAGGGATATGCAAGAAGACAAGGAATCACTTTTTGACTCAATCGATACAATAATTGGTACATTAGATGTGTTAAGTGGGGTTATACCCAAAATCAAGCCAAAAATAGAATCACTACAAAAAGCTCTTGATAAGGGTTTTATAACAGCAACAGATTTAGCGGACTATCTGGCAAAGAAAGGTATGCCTTTTAGGGAAGCCCACAAAGTAGTAGGCCAAATCGTTGCTTATGCAGAAAAAAACAACAAAGAGCTAAACGAGATATCAATAGAAGAGTTGAAGTCGTTTTCAGATTTAATAGAGAACGATGTTTTGGATGTGTTGCATTACAGAAAGGCTGTAAACTCAAGAACAAGCTACGGGGGAACGGCAAAAGATAATGTATTAAATATAATCGAAGAAATTAAAAAGGAGCTTTCGATAAGACAGGATGGCAATACTGTGAAATGTCCACGTTGTGGCTATCCGGTTAAGGTTTACAAAAATCCTATACCCACCACTGACATAATAATAAAGGTTGATGATAAAATTGTTCTGATAAAGAGAAAGAATCCACCGTATGGGTGGGCAATTCCTGGTGGCTTTATAGATTACGGTGAATCAGCTGAACAGGCTGCAATCAGGGAAGCAAAAGAGGAGACGGGTTTGGATGTGGAGTTGGAGAGTGTTCTTGGGGTTTACTCAGATCCAGACAGAGACCCAAGGCAGCATACTATAACAACGGTTTTTATAGCTAAAGCAAAAGGTAGACCAAAGGCTGGGGATGATGCTGAGAGTCTTGGTCTTTTTGATAAAGATAATTTACCTGAGACAATAGCATTTGACCATAAAAAAATACTTAAGGACTTCTTTGAAAAGCATAATGTCTGA
- the aroF gene encoding 3-deoxy-7-phosphoheptulonate synthase, which translates to MIIIMKRSATDDDIERVNKKIEKMGLKAHISKGSSKTVIGVIGDVDSKIKEYDPVATLSLDKAVESVQRVSKPYKLASRESRNDDTIIDVKGVKVGGDTFTLIAGPCSVENREQVLTTARGIKKCSAHMLRGGAFKPRTSPYSFQGLGEEGLKLLKEASEETGLPVVTEVMNPKDLDVVLKYADVLQIGARNIQNFSLLKLVGQTDKPVLLKRGMATTIQEFLMSAEYVMSEGNADVMLCERGIRTFETATRNTLDISAVPVLKKETHLPVLIDPSHAAGKRDYVPALSRAAIAAGADGLLIEVHYNPQIAVSDAAQQLTIEEFCQLVDELRKIGEVVGKIIQ; encoded by the coding sequence ATGATTATTATTATGAAGCGATCGGCAACGGATGATGACATCGAAAGGGTTAACAAAAAAATTGAGAAGATGGGCTTAAAAGCGCATATTTCAAAAGGGAGCAGCAAAACTGTTATAGGAGTTATTGGAGATGTAGACAGTAAGATAAAGGAATATGACCCTGTAGCTACTCTGTCGTTGGATAAAGCCGTAGAGAGCGTTCAAAGGGTATCCAAGCCGTATAAATTAGCATCGAGGGAAAGTAGGAATGACGATACAATTATAGACGTTAAAGGTGTAAAGGTTGGTGGTGATACATTTACTCTCATTGCAGGTCCATGCTCTGTTGAAAACAGAGAACAGGTATTAACTACAGCAAGGGGCATAAAAAAATGCTCAGCACACATGTTAAGAGGAGGAGCCTTCAAGCCGAGAACGTCACCTTATAGTTTTCAAGGGTTAGGTGAGGAAGGATTAAAACTCCTAAAAGAGGCTTCCGAAGAAACTGGGCTTCCTGTAGTTACAGAGGTTATGAATCCAAAGGATTTGGATGTAGTACTTAAATATGCAGATGTTCTTCAAATAGGAGCAAGAAACATTCAAAACTTCTCCTTACTTAAACTTGTCGGGCAAACAGATAAACCAGTACTCTTAAAAAGAGGTATGGCAACAACGATTCAGGAATTCTTAATGAGCGCTGAGTATGTAATGAGTGAAGGTAATGCTGATGTAATGTTATGCGAAAGAGGTATAAGAACATTTGAAACAGCAACGAGGAATACCTTGGACATATCAGCCGTACCTGTACTAAAAAAGGAGACCCACCTGCCTGTTTTAATAGACCCTTCACATGCCGCAGGCAAAAGGGATTATGTCCCTGCATTATCCAGAGCTGCCATAGCTGCAGGTGCCGACGGTCTTTTGATAGAAGTTCATTACAATCCTCAAATCGCAGTATCCGATGCAGCCCAACAGCTTACAATTGAGGAATTTTGCCAGCTGGTTGATGAACTAAGGAAAATAGGGGAAGTGGTGGGTAAAATAATCCAGTAA
- a CDS encoding homoserine dehydrogenase has translation MESVNVGLLGVGTVGSGVVNILTHNADIIKKRLGFELNLKKVYAKHIKDEVKPLLEGKIASSYEELLAEDIDIVVELIGGTTFAKDFILKAIQAKKSVATANKALLAEYGYEIFSEAFNNKVDVGYEAAVAGGIPIIKAIKESLAANHIKSIKAIVNGTCNYILSEMFYKEISFEKALKDAQEKGFAEADPTFDIEGIDSAHKMAILSSISFGDNVKAKDVYTEGITNIDLLDIKFADEFGYRIKLIGITNLVDGKIDVRVHPTLIKKDDILAKTDGEFNAIKVKTDMNDETIYIGKGAGSLPTASAVVADVMDIARNIKNKTNLRVPLMAFPFNYVKKRDIVNIDDLTMSYYLRFTVKDQAGVLSKISGILGEYNISIKSVVQLGKNEEWVPLIVFTHKAREKDIKQALTIIEKLDIIKENVLLVRVDDEE, from the coding sequence ATGGAAAGTGTGAATGTAGGATTGTTGGGTGTTGGGACTGTTGGAAGCGGCGTTGTAAATATACTTACACACAATGCTGATATAATAAAAAAGAGGCTTGGATTTGAGCTAAACCTAAAAAAGGTATATGCAAAACATATAAAGGATGAAGTAAAACCTTTACTTGAAGGTAAGATAGCCTCAAGCTATGAGGAACTATTGGCAGAAGATATCGATATAGTGGTTGAGCTTATTGGAGGAACGACCTTTGCAAAAGATTTTATCCTAAAGGCGATCCAAGCCAAAAAAAGCGTAGCTACAGCCAATAAAGCGCTGCTTGCAGAATACGGTTATGAGATATTCTCAGAAGCCTTCAATAATAAAGTAGATGTGGGCTACGAAGCTGCTGTTGCCGGTGGAATCCCTATAATAAAGGCTATAAAAGAATCTTTAGCAGCTAATCATATAAAATCCATTAAAGCTATAGTAAACGGTACCTGTAATTACATCCTATCGGAGATGTTTTATAAGGAAATATCCTTTGAAAAGGCCTTAAAAGATGCCCAAGAAAAGGGTTTTGCCGAGGCAGACCCCACGTTTGACATAGAGGGTATAGATTCAGCCCATAAGATGGCCATATTAAGTTCTATCTCGTTTGGCGATAATGTAAAGGCTAAAGATGTTTATACAGAAGGTATAACCAACATAGATTTACTGGATATAAAATTCGCAGATGAGTTTGGTTATAGGATAAAACTCATTGGTATAACCAATTTAGTTGATGGAAAGATAGATGTAAGGGTGCATCCAACATTGATAAAAAAAGACGACATACTCGCAAAAACAGATGGTGAATTCAATGCCATCAAAGTAAAGACAGATATGAACGATGAAACCATTTATATTGGTAAAGGTGCGGGAAGCCTACCAACAGCAAGTGCCGTAGTTGCAGATGTCATGGATATAGCAAGAAACATTAAAAATAAAACGAATCTCAGGGTGCCACTTATGGCATTTCCGTTCAATTATGTAAAGAAAAGGGATATCGTAAATATAGATGATCTGACCATGAGTTATTACTTGAGATTCACGGTAAAAGACCAGGCGGGTGTTTTATCCAAAATCTCAGGCATTCTTGGAGAATACAATATAAGCATAAAGAGCGTGGTGCAATTAGGGAAAAACGAGGAATGGGTGCCTTTGATTGTTTTTACACACAAGGCAAGAGAGAAAGATATAAAGCAGGCATTAACAATCATAGAAAAACTCGATATTATAAAAGAAAATGTTTTATTGGTGAGAGTAGACGATGAAGAATAA
- a CDS encoding FeoA family protein, translating to MLPLAMVGEKIRARVVNIAGGDNAKQRLFAMGIHPNAILQVEINRNTGPLIISVGKIRIGIGRGMANKVMVEQI from the coding sequence ATGCTCCCGTTGGCTATGGTTGGAGAGAAAATTAGGGCAAGGGTGGTCAATATAGCTGGTGGGGATAATGCAAAACAAAGACTCTTTGCTATGGGCATACATCCCAATGCGATCCTTCAGGTAGAGATAAACAGAAATACAGGGCCTTTGATAATCTCAGTAGGCAAAATCAGGATTGGTATAGGCCGAGGAATGGCAAATAAGGTGATGGTAGAGCAAATTTAA
- a CDS encoding LOG family protein, whose protein sequence is MRWATTFGASRVNNSGLYQEGVELGRFLVQKGYAVKCGGYQGLMEAVSKGVKEVGGVVVGIGLEAFEPLRENNPYLTKKIIAKDLFERLRLLVKDSELFIVQQGSIGTLNELFLVWALKYSLKETFRVCLIGEKYLSFKNCDFIPKDTLKFLELYKTLEDFKGSLT, encoded by the coding sequence ATGAGGTGGGCTACGACATTTGGCGCAAGTAGGGTAAATAATAGTGGATTATACCAAGAAGGTGTGGAATTGGGCAGATTCCTCGTTCAGAAGGGTTATGCTGTTAAATGTGGTGGATATCAAGGACTAATGGAGGCTGTTAGTAAGGGTGTAAAAGAGGTAGGCGGTGTGGTTGTTGGTATAGGGCTTGAGGCGTTTGAACCTCTAAGGGAAAACAACCCCTATTTAACCAAAAAGATAATCGCCAAGGATCTATTTGAAAGATTGAGGCTTTTGGTTAAGGATAGTGAGTTATTTATTGTGCAGCAGGGCAGTATAGGCACGCTAAATGAGTTGTTTTTGGTTTGGGCGCTTAAATACTCCTTAAAAGAAACATTTAGGGTTTGCTTAATTGGTGAAAAATACTTATCCTTTAAGAATTGTGATTTTATACCTAAGGATACCTTAAAGTTTTTAGAGTTATACAAAACACTTGAGGATTTTAAAGGGAGTCTTACCTAA
- a CDS encoding DUF2325 domain-containing protein produces the protein MGVLVVGGDKIDPLRTFLKETLKAKTVIHYPAEKLNRLKAHLPNGIDLVVVLINCINQNTMKTIKSAARRRRIPFLYTHSLGHLKRCIGDVQYIFCH, from the coding sequence ATGGGAGTTTTGGTTGTCGGCGGAGACAAAATAGACCCATTGAGAACATTTTTAAAAGAAACACTCAAGGCAAAAACCGTGATTCATTACCCAGCCGAGAAGCTAAATCGGCTAAAAGCGCACCTACCCAATGGGATCGACCTTGTTGTTGTTTTAATTAATTGCATAAATCAAAATACCATGAAAACTATTAAATCAGCTGCACGCAGAAGAAGGATACCCTTTTTATACACTCACTCGTTGGGTCATTTAAAAAGATGCATAGGTGATGTGCAATATATTTTTTGCCATTAG
- a CDS encoding aldehyde dehydrogenase family protein, with translation MKHYKTYIGGEWIETGQTIDVIDKYTGEVIATVPKADRKTVDMAVNSAYEAFETTKKLPAYRRSEILEKAANLIKDRAEEIATTICREAGKAWKYSMGEVSRGYETFKFAAEEAKRIHGETVPMDASAGGVGRIGYYIRVPMGVIGAITPFNFPLNLVAHKVAPAIASGNTIVLKPASSTPITALILAEILEEAGLPKGAFNVVIGPGGEVGEPLITNDRVRKITFTGSPKVGDRITRIAGIKRVTLELGNNSATIIEKDADIDKAIPRCVDSAFANSGQVCISLQRIYVHKDIADEFTKKFAEATKRLKVGNPVEKDVDLGPMIDEAEAKRAEEWIKEAISQGAQLIVGGEREGRVLRPTVLRNTTKEMRVMCMEVFAPIVSIVEYDSFEEAIQHVNDSDYGLQAGIYTNDIRKIQYAIDNLDVGGVMINDTSIFRVDHMPYGGNKMSGIGREGVRFAIEEMTNIKMVTINLN, from the coding sequence ATGAAACATTATAAAACCTATATCGGTGGTGAGTGGATTGAAACAGGTCAAACTATCGATGTCATAGACAAATACACAGGAGAGGTTATAGCAACTGTGCCAAAGGCGGATAGAAAAACCGTTGATATGGCGGTAAACTCAGCATATGAGGCTTTTGAAACAACCAAGAAGTTGCCTGCCTATAGAAGATCAGAGATATTGGAAAAGGCTGCAAATCTGATAAAGGATAGAGCAGAGGAGATTGCAACCACCATATGCAGAGAGGCAGGAAAAGCCTGGAAATACTCAATGGGCGAGGTATCAAGGGGTTATGAGACATTCAAATTTGCAGCAGAGGAGGCAAAACGCATACACGGTGAAACCGTGCCTATGGATGCAAGTGCCGGTGGTGTAGGCAGAATAGGCTATTACATAAGGGTTCCAATGGGTGTAATAGGAGCTATAACGCCGTTTAACTTCCCATTGAACTTGGTTGCTCACAAGGTCGCACCAGCTATAGCCAGTGGCAATACGATCGTATTAAAACCAGCCTCATCCACCCCTATAACAGCTTTGATATTAGCCGAGATTTTAGAAGAGGCAGGATTGCCAAAAGGGGCTTTTAATGTGGTAATAGGTCCAGGTGGTGAGGTTGGAGAACCGCTTATTACAAACGACAGGGTTAGAAAGATAACATTCACAGGCTCACCAAAGGTAGGAGATAGAATTACACGCATTGCAGGCATAAAAAGGGTTACACTTGAGCTTGGCAACAACTCTGCAACAATAATAGAAAAAGATGCCGATATAGATAAGGCTATTCCAAGATGCGTTGATAGCGCCTTTGCAAACTCGGGTCAGGTGTGCATATCCCTTCAAAGGATCTATGTACACAAGGATATAGCTGATGAATTTACAAAGAAGTTTGCAGAAGCCACAAAGAGGTTAAAGGTGGGCAATCCAGTTGAGAAGGATGTTGACTTAGGTCCTATGATAGATGAAGCTGAAGCAAAAAGGGCAGAGGAGTGGATAAAGGAAGCTATAAGCCAAGGTGCTCAGCTGATCGTTGGCGGTGAAAGAGAGGGTAGAGTGCTGCGTCCCACGGTTTTGAGAAATACAACAAAAGAGATGCGTGTTATGTGTATGGAGGTATTTGCCCCTATTGTTTCTATCGTTGAATATGACAGCTTTGAGGAGGCTATTCAGCATGTAAACGACTCAGACTATGGCCTGCAGGCTGGTATCTATACAAATGACATCAGAAAGATTCAATACGCCATAGACAATTTGGATGTAGGCGGTGTCATGATAAACGACACCTCTATTTTCAGGGTGGATCACATGCCATATGGTGGCAACAAGATGAGTGGTATAGGCAGAGAGGGCGTAAGGTTTGCTATAGAGGAGATGACAAATATCAAGATGGTGACAATAAACCTGAATTAA